A portion of the Thalassotalea sp. LPB0316 genome contains these proteins:
- a CDS encoding EAL and HDOD domain-containing protein, with amino-acid sequence MQLYLARQAILGRKQNLVAYELLFRDGPENSFPNIDPHVATSKLINRTHFNKGLSHISGGKRALINFSEVSLLKRLPLLLPKDEIIIEILEDVTPSDAVYQACVEMYRQGYVFALDDFVYRSEWRRFLQLVKVVKFDLMHTPLNTIGPIVNALRKKTKIKLLAEKVETQEVYQQAMAMGFHFFQGYFFTKPEMKTVHENETNQHLLVLILQEAIAKDLNHKRIQNLLEQDSALVYRLLCFVNSGGFPLKTRISSVKQAMAYLGDIQLRRLLSLFATAVLASEKTVELTKMCVVRAKYCEAVCSKVAPGQKESGFLTGMFSLLDAVLESPMEQVLERLPMSDDIEQVLLDTDDKLQTPIAMALRSIRHIEQGHWHFTELEAKKMNVSSEFLHRCYQDAVSWAENYQNV; translated from the coding sequence ATGCAACTTTATTTGGCGCGACAAGCGATACTGGGACGTAAGCAAAATTTAGTCGCTTATGAGTTGCTGTTTCGAGATGGTCCTGAAAATAGCTTCCCGAATATTGATCCGCATGTGGCAACGTCTAAATTGATCAATCGTACTCACTTCAATAAAGGGCTCAGCCATATCAGTGGTGGTAAACGTGCGCTGATCAACTTCTCTGAAGTCAGTTTACTCAAGCGTCTTCCCTTACTTTTGCCAAAAGATGAAATTATTATTGAAATCTTAGAAGATGTGACACCATCAGATGCGGTGTATCAGGCTTGTGTTGAAATGTACCGTCAAGGGTATGTTTTTGCGCTAGATGATTTTGTTTACCGATCAGAGTGGCGTCGTTTTTTGCAGTTAGTAAAAGTGGTCAAGTTCGACTTGATGCACACGCCACTAAATACGATCGGGCCTATTGTCAATGCGCTTAGAAAGAAGACTAAAATAAAACTCTTAGCTGAGAAAGTTGAGACCCAAGAAGTGTATCAGCAAGCCATGGCAATGGGCTTTCATTTTTTTCAAGGCTATTTTTTTACTAAGCCCGAGATGAAAACTGTTCATGAAAATGAAACAAATCAACACTTGTTGGTGCTTATTCTTCAAGAGGCAATTGCTAAAGACCTAAACCACAAGAGAATCCAAAACCTGCTAGAGCAAGATAGTGCTTTAGTCTATCGCTTACTGTGTTTTGTCAACTCAGGTGGTTTTCCATTAAAGACAAGAATATCATCGGTTAAACAAGCAATGGCTTATTTAGGCGATATTCAGTTACGCCGTCTATTGAGTTTATTTGCGACCGCGGTTTTAGCGAGTGAAAAAACGGTGGAGTTAACCAAAATGTGCGTAGTGCGTGCTAAGTATTGTGAGGCAGTGTGTAGCAAAGTCGCGCCAGGTCAAAAAGAATCTGGATTTTTGACAGGCATGTTTTCGTTACTTGATGCCGTTTTGGAATCGCCAATGGAGCAAGTGTTGGAGCGCTTACCCATGTCTGATGATATCGAGCAAGTGTTGCTCGATACTGATGACAAACTACAAACGCCAATAGCCATGGCATTGCGCTCAATTAGACATATTGAACAGGGCCATTGGCATTTCACCGAACTAGAAGCGAAAAAAATGAATGTTAGCTCTGAGTTTTTACATCGCTGTTATCAAGATGCGGTCAGTTGGGCTGAAAATTATCAGAATGTTTAA
- a CDS encoding arylesterase: MIKKAFLLLNFLILCTLSSHTQATTSILLLGDSLSASYGMQQNEGWVHLLNQTFQAENTGYKIVNASISGETTGGGLSRLPGILSKQSFDHLIIELGGNDGLRGFPPVTIKHNLLQIIRLAQAQDIDVYIMEIQIPPNYGPRYSKMFTDVFATVAEEAQITLLPFFLTDIAIKPELMQNDGIHPNKKAQPLIARTMKEVIEREIIKLAKQ, encoded by the coding sequence ATGATTAAAAAAGCTTTTCTTCTATTAAATTTCTTAATTTTATGTACGCTATCTTCACATACACAGGCTACAACGTCTATTTTATTACTTGGCGACAGCTTAAGCGCAAGTTATGGAATGCAACAAAATGAAGGCTGGGTTCATCTACTCAATCAAACATTCCAAGCTGAAAACACAGGTTATAAAATTGTTAATGCTAGCATAAGCGGAGAGACTACAGGTGGCGGCCTGTCTCGACTTCCGGGGATTTTATCGAAACAATCATTTGATCATTTGATCATTGAGCTAGGTGGTAATGACGGCTTACGTGGCTTTCCACCAGTGACGATTAAACACAATCTCTTACAAATTATTCGACTGGCCCAAGCACAAGACATCGATGTCTATATCATGGAAATCCAAATTCCCCCGAATTACGGCCCTCGCTACAGCAAAATGTTTACTGATGTTTTTGCTACGGTTGCCGAGGAAGCCCAGATCACCTTATTGCCGTTCTTTTTAACTGATATAGCGATAAAGCCAGAATTGATGCAAAATGACGGTATTCACCCAAACAAGAAGGCACAGCCGCTTATTGCCCGAACAATGAAGGAAGTCATTGAAAGAGAAATTATTAAATTAGCGAAGCAGTAA
- a CDS encoding ABC transporter ATP-binding protein gives MKIDPKTILDVRQLSKSVNLGSKTIDILQNVDLEVNAGETIAIVGSSGSGKTTLLSIIAGLDIPTAGEVYLKGHALHQADEETRAQIRGNYVGFIFQQFLLIPSLSAKENIMLPAELANLPNAEALAQELLEKVGLGERADHFPSQLSGGEQQRVAIARAFITQPDILFADEPTGNLDKQTGSQIENLLFELHQQAGTTLVVVTHDPKLAQRCQRQVVMDSGHLNEQTPKLVEVV, from the coding sequence ATGAAGATAGATCCTAAAACAATATTAGATGTTCGCCAGTTAAGTAAATCAGTTAACTTAGGAAGCAAGACGATAGATATTCTGCAGAATGTTGATCTAGAAGTAAATGCTGGTGAAACGATCGCCATTGTTGGTTCTTCGGGCTCAGGTAAAACAACACTACTTTCGATCATTGCCGGCTTAGATATTCCTACTGCGGGTGAGGTTTATTTGAAAGGTCACGCGCTGCATCAAGCGGATGAAGAAACGCGAGCGCAAATTCGCGGTAACTATGTCGGCTTTATTTTTCAGCAGTTCTTGTTGATTCCAAGTTTGAGCGCGAAAGAAAATATTATGTTACCAGCTGAGTTGGCCAATTTGCCCAATGCTGAAGCATTAGCACAAGAGTTATTAGAAAAAGTTGGTTTGGGTGAGCGGGCAGACCATTTCCCTTCTCAGTTATCAGGAGGAGAGCAACAGCGGGTAGCGATTGCAAGAGCCTTTATTACTCAACCTGATATTTTGTTTGCTGATGAGCCAACGGGCAATTTAGACAAACAAACAGGTAGCCAAATTGAGAATCTGTTATTTGAGTTGCATCAACAAGCAGGGACTACTTTGGTCGTTGTTACTCATGATCCCAAGCTTGCACAGCGTTGTCAGCGACAAGTGGTTATGGATAGTGGCCATCTTAACGAACAAACACCTAAATTGGTTGAGGTTGTTTAA
- a CDS encoding ABC transporter permease: MKNWFKHSVSLLKHELRRGELTIVALAIVLAVSAVFSLTGFSNHIKDALVNESTAFIAADRVWATSRELPQSVNDKASELNLATAKQVFMSSMVFSKDRMVLSSLTAVTDLYPLRGELLVEIDAKEQAVNAPNPGYVWVQPAILTKLAVGLGDAIEVGNKSFIIAGIINQIPDASFSVFTSGPTIILHADDLEATGLIQPGSRIWYEYLFAGEPSDINDFEQWVKPQVNESQRWYDIKDSQSSLASALNRAEQYLSLASMLGVVLAAVAVAVAGRRYAQRQQSVVAIFKAMGTSKAYVRRVYLLHWSLLSTVSILVGLVVGALLLALGINSVKEQLKIQGALIQLYPVLVASFTGIICACAFAFVPLKQLLDTSPLSILRGFNQHKLPWYAHIPAISALFLLLFLFSQNLALSVALVLGGLLVSGIILLCAKFILLLSRSAGARAGKAWHLALANLKRRANENAIQLISFTVAIELLLLIFVMKGAIIDEWQRQLPDDTANRFLINIAHDNIDQVSAFIEQNNIVSSGLYPVVRGRLTAINDTQTARRVTKEDDSKDDNARRGVGRELNLTWRADLPSENTILAGSWWQADSEQGQVSIEHKLAERLDVAIGDNLTFQIGSDVVTVPITSIREVNWNSLQPNFYMIFSPSVLADFPASYINSMYISEENKPKLQRFLTDYPTISMIDVEAIIRQLRSVISQVSLAIEFVLILVVLAGSLVLVAQVQASMEERERELAILKTLGAKSRVLNFSVLYEFIALGAVAGLMASIAMELAVYILQTRVFDMAPSWHLSYWLLGIASGAAFVGTVGFLSCTRLLKLSSVTLIRRTM; the protein is encoded by the coding sequence ATGAAAAACTGGTTTAAGCATTCAGTTTCTTTGCTAAAGCACGAGTTAAGACGCGGTGAATTAACCATTGTCGCACTAGCAATTGTGCTAGCCGTTTCTGCGGTATTTTCGTTAACCGGGTTTTCCAACCACATTAAGGATGCCTTAGTTAATGAAAGTACCGCCTTTATTGCGGCAGACAGGGTTTGGGCGACATCTCGTGAATTACCGCAAAGCGTCAACGACAAAGCAAGCGAACTTAATTTGGCTACAGCAAAGCAAGTTTTTATGAGTTCTATGGTGTTCTCGAAAGATCGCATGGTACTGTCTTCGTTAACAGCCGTAACAGACTTGTATCCATTGCGTGGTGAATTACTCGTTGAAATAGATGCAAAAGAGCAGGCGGTTAACGCGCCAAATCCAGGCTATGTTTGGGTTCAGCCGGCTATTTTGACTAAACTGGCCGTTGGCTTAGGTGATGCGATCGAAGTAGGCAACAAGTCCTTCATTATTGCTGGTATTATCAATCAAATACCCGACGCGTCATTTAGTGTTTTTACCTCTGGCCCAACGATTATTCTGCATGCTGATGATCTTGAAGCGACGGGGCTTATCCAGCCCGGTTCTCGCATTTGGTATGAGTATTTGTTTGCCGGTGAACCAAGTGATATTAATGACTTTGAACAATGGGTTAAGCCGCAAGTTAACGAGTCACAGCGATGGTACGATATCAAAGATAGTCAATCATCATTAGCGAGCGCATTAAATCGCGCAGAGCAATACTTATCGTTAGCTAGTATGCTTGGTGTTGTGCTTGCCGCGGTCGCAGTTGCTGTAGCTGGCCGTCGATATGCCCAACGACAGCAAAGTGTCGTTGCTATTTTCAAGGCAATGGGCACAAGTAAAGCTTATGTTCGCCGAGTTTATTTATTACATTGGAGTTTATTGAGCACGGTAAGTATTTTAGTTGGCTTAGTTGTTGGTGCATTACTGTTAGCATTAGGGATCAACAGCGTTAAAGAACAATTGAAAATTCAAGGCGCATTGATTCAGCTTTACCCTGTGTTGGTGGCAAGCTTTACCGGTATTATTTGTGCGTGTGCATTTGCTTTCGTACCTCTCAAACAATTACTAGACACCTCGCCGTTGAGTATTCTGCGTGGTTTTAATCAACATAAGTTACCTTGGTATGCTCATATTCCGGCGATTTCAGCGCTGTTTTTACTGCTGTTCTTATTTAGTCAAAACTTAGCTTTATCAGTTGCCCTTGTCTTAGGAGGGCTGTTGGTTTCAGGTATTATTCTGCTTTGCGCTAAATTTATTTTATTGCTCAGCCGCAGCGCGGGTGCTCGTGCCGGCAAAGCATGGCATTTGGCATTGGCAAATTTGAAACGCCGGGCCAATGAAAATGCAATTCAATTGATTAGCTTTACCGTCGCGATTGAGTTGTTATTGCTTATATTCGTCATGAAAGGCGCGATTATTGACGAATGGCAACGACAATTGCCCGATGATACCGCAAACCGTTTCTTGATTAATATTGCCCACGACAATATCGATCAAGTGTCGGCATTTATTGAACAAAACAATATTGTCTCAAGTGGCTTATATCCCGTTGTAAGAGGGCGTCTAACGGCAATTAATGATACTCAAACAGCGAGAAGAGTAACCAAAGAAGACGATAGTAAAGACGACAATGCTCGTCGCGGCGTTGGCCGAGAACTTAACCTTACATGGCGAGCTGATTTACCGAGTGAAAACACGATCCTAGCAGGAAGTTGGTGGCAGGCGGATAGTGAACAAGGACAGGTCTCTATCGAACATAAACTGGCTGAGCGTTTGGATGTTGCGATTGGTGATAACCTGACCTTTCAAATTGGCAGTGATGTCGTCACCGTACCGATTACGAGCATTCGGGAAGTGAACTGGAATTCCCTACAACCTAATTTTTACATGATATTTAGCCCAAGTGTTTTGGCAGATTTTCCAGCTAGTTACATTAACTCGATGTATATCAGCGAAGAGAACAAACCCAAATTACAGCGATTCTTAACTGACTACCCAACGATATCTATGATCGATGTTGAGGCGATTATCCGTCAGTTACGCAGTGTTATTTCACAAGTGTCGCTGGCTATCGAGTTTGTCTTAATTCTCGTCGTACTTGCTGGCTCACTGGTACTTGTCGCGCAAGTACAAGCGAGTATGGAAGAGAGAGAGCGCGAATTGGCTATTTTGAAAACACTAGGCGCGAAAAGTCGCGTGTTGAATTTTAGTGTCTTATATGAGTTTATCGCGCTCGGTGCTGTTGCTGGTTTGATGGCGAGTATCGCTATGGAGTTAGCCGTTTACATCTTGCAAACTCGTGTATTTGATATGGCGCCAAGTTGGCATTTGAGTTACTGGCTTTTAGGGATCGCTTCTGGCGCCGCTTTTGTTGGCACGGTTGGTTTTTTATCTTGTACACGTTTACTGAAATTGTCGAGCGTGACATTAATTCGCCGAACCATGTAA
- a CDS encoding AI-2E family transporter, which yields MVKKVILETPIAGNKQSIIRSVVFIAALVVIIAGLKASTNLILPFLMSVFITIMCNPLVKRADDYNIPKVISVCTVIFLFVILVMILAGVVGSSLNELSRLLPGYKEQLDDKFEWLVAKLNEFNIQLSSDLVLEYFNPSAAMDLATNMFSSLSGAMANLFLIILTVVFMLFEASGLPRKLHLALDDPEMRLNQIERFVSSVNSYIAIKAAVSVVTGVLVSLMLWAFGLDFYLLWGVLAFLLNFIPNIGSILAAIPAVLLALVQLNPVTAGFIGLGYLIINLVMGNIVEPRYLGKGLGLSTLVVFLSLIFWGWLFGTVGMLLSVPLTMIIKIGLENSEEGRWFADLLSSDDE from the coding sequence ATGGTTAAAAAAGTCATTCTGGAAACGCCTATTGCCGGCAATAAACAAAGTATTATACGCAGTGTTGTTTTTATCGCGGCATTGGTGGTGATCATTGCAGGCTTGAAAGCGTCAACCAACCTGATACTGCCTTTTTTAATGTCGGTATTTATCACCATCATGTGTAATCCTTTGGTTAAGAGAGCCGACGATTACAACATCCCCAAGGTGATTTCTGTTTGTACAGTCATTTTCTTGTTTGTTATCTTAGTGATGATACTCGCTGGTGTTGTTGGCAGCTCACTTAATGAACTCTCTCGCTTATTACCTGGGTACAAAGAGCAACTTGACGATAAATTCGAGTGGTTGGTTGCAAAACTCAATGAGTTTAATATTCAGTTGTCGTCGGACCTGGTTTTAGAATATTTTAATCCATCAGCAGCCATGGATTTAGCCACTAATATGTTTTCAAGTTTAAGTGGTGCAATGGCGAATTTGTTTTTGATTATCCTTACTGTTGTTTTTATGTTGTTTGAAGCATCGGGACTACCGAGAAAATTGCATTTAGCGCTCGATGACCCAGAAATGCGTTTGAATCAAATTGAGCGCTTTGTTTCATCAGTAAACAGTTATATCGCCATTAAAGCAGCAGTAAGTGTTGTAACAGGTGTATTGGTCAGTTTGATGTTGTGGGCCTTTGGCTTAGACTTTTACTTACTATGGGGTGTGCTTGCCTTCTTACTAAACTTTATACCTAATATAGGTTCTATTTTAGCCGCGATACCTGCAGTGTTGTTAGCACTGGTTCAACTTAATCCGGTAACAGCAGGTTTTATTGGTTTAGGCTATTTGATCATCAATTTAGTCATGGGTAATATCGTTGAGCCAAGATACCTGGGCAAAGGCCTTGGTTTATCTACACTGGTTGTTTTCCTGTCTTTAATTTTTTGGGGCTGGCTATTTGGTACGGTAGGTATGCTTTTATCTGTTCCGTTAACCATGATCATAAAAATCGGTTTAGAAAACTCTGAAGAAGGTCGGTGGTTTGCTGATTTATTATCATCGGATGACGAATAG
- a CDS encoding lysozyme inhibitor LprI family protein, translated as MNTKTFILLSFIAGTSLALPAHAKTARTIEQCEQKFTDNLAFSQCLDTVKTLAERELTAWVNNKTFELEDLVSVTGRSGALNMFKKAQKNFETYRENNCKFYYLEISPGTGAASAYKKCYIKMTKARIAELDELS; from the coding sequence ATGAATACTAAAACATTTATTTTATTAAGTTTTATTGCTGGGACTAGTTTGGCATTGCCAGCTCACGCTAAAACCGCCAGAACCATTGAACAGTGCGAACAAAAGTTTACTGATAACCTTGCCTTTTCTCAGTGTTTAGATACCGTGAAAACACTTGCTGAACGCGAACTTACCGCTTGGGTAAATAACAAAACCTTTGAGTTGGAAGATTTAGTTAGTGTTACAGGCCGAAGTGGTGCATTGAATATGTTCAAAAAAGCACAAAAAAACTTTGAAACCTACCGTGAAAACAACTGTAAATTCTATTATCTAGAAATATCACCTGGTACAGGCGCGGCATCGGCTTATAAAAAGTGCTACATAAAAATGACAAAAGCTCGAATAGCCGAGCTAGACGAGCTTTCTTAA
- a CDS encoding YciI family protein, whose translation MNYYVIFSHDVENSLPLRLQVRDKHLARLAELDAQQRLLVAGPCPMGDHDDTQTGFSGSTVIAKFNSLADAQAWADADPYVDAGVYAKVIVRPFKKVLPS comes from the coding sequence ATGAACTACTATGTGATTTTCAGTCACGACGTTGAGAATAGTTTACCACTGCGTTTGCAGGTAAGAGACAAACACCTTGCAAGGTTAGCGGAGTTAGACGCTCAACAGCGTTTATTAGTGGCGGGCCCTTGTCCAATGGGTGATCATGACGATACCCAAACTGGCTTTAGCGGTTCAACCGTGATCGCAAAATTCAACTCACTAGCAGATGCTCAAGCGTGGGCCGACGCTGATCCATATGTTGACGCCGGCGTCTATGCTAAAGTTATTGTTAGACCATTTAAAAAAGTTTTACCAAGTTAA
- a CDS encoding septation protein A, with protein sequence MHVLLEYIPLIVFLIVYKFQDIYWATGALIIASAIQLLFYIVKKQPIPKQTLVFFVLILAFGGLTIALQDDAFIKWKVTIINLFFASALVIGYYAFNKIILKTFLGEAIELPDKVWLKLTWSWASFFTLCAVLNWYIAFHYSQETWVNFKVFGLTGLTFIFAIGTIFSLYKYIPEEETASDESNQAEK encoded by the coding sequence ATGCACGTATTACTAGAATACATTCCCCTGATTGTTTTTCTGATTGTTTACAAGTTTCAAGATATCTATTGGGCAACAGGTGCCTTAATAATTGCCTCAGCAATCCAACTATTGTTTTATATCGTCAAAAAGCAACCTATTCCCAAGCAAACACTGGTATTTTTTGTCCTTATCTTAGCGTTTGGTGGCCTAACAATAGCACTGCAAGACGATGCCTTTATCAAGTGGAAAGTCACCATAATCAACCTATTTTTTGCCAGTGCGCTAGTGATTGGTTATTACGCCTTTAACAAAATAATTTTGAAAACCTTTTTAGGTGAAGCGATCGAGTTACCCGATAAAGTATGGCTAAAGCTTACCTGGTCATGGGCGAGTTTTTTTACCCTATGTGCCGTATTAAATTGGTATATCGCATTTCACTATTCACAAGAAACTTGGGTTAACTTTAAAGTTTTCGGGTTAACCGGCTTAACCTTTATCTTTGCCATCGGAACGATCTTTTCTCTGTACAAATATATTCCAGAAGAAGAAACCGCATCGGATGAGTCAAATCAAGCGGAGAAATAA
- a CDS encoding STAS domain-containing protein — MTVQTWTLPSELIINDIDDIKSLASQQYLESVDLVIDSTHLTRIDTIGVQFLLAFVQKRTNNNYKTRWQNLSEILLQSLEQLGIAKSRVAIDE; from the coding sequence ATGACGGTTCAAACTTGGACGTTACCGAGTGAATTAATTATTAATGACATAGATGATATCAAGAGCCTTGCCAGTCAACAGTACCTTGAGTCTGTCGACTTAGTGATTGATAGTACACATCTCACTCGAATAGATACCATTGGCGTGCAGTTTCTTTTAGCTTTTGTTCAAAAGCGTACCAATAACAACTATAAAACACGGTGGCAAAACCTTTCAGAAATTCTATTACAAAGCCTTGAACAATTAGGTATCGCAAAATCTCGAGTAGCGATAGACGAATAA
- a CDS encoding response regulator, with amino-acid sequence MSKILVVDDSNSIRDMVTFTLESAGYSTEQAADGLLGLNKAKTTAFDLVISDVNMPNMDGISLCQELRKLPAFKFTPILMLTTESSTDMKMRGKAAGATGWLVKPFNPDKLLATIKRVIR; translated from the coding sequence ATGAGTAAGATTTTGGTCGTCGATGATTCTAATTCCATTCGCGATATGGTGACCTTTACCCTCGAGAGTGCAGGGTATTCCACTGAACAGGCAGCCGATGGTTTACTTGGCTTGAACAAGGCTAAAACGACAGCGTTTGATCTTGTGATTTCAGATGTCAACATGCCAAATATGGATGGTATTAGTTTGTGCCAGGAGCTACGTAAATTGCCTGCGTTTAAATTTACCCCGATTTTAATGCTCACTACCGAAAGCTCAACCGATATGAAAATGAGAGGCAAAGCAGCGGGCGCTACTGGTTGGTTAGTAAAGCCATTTAATCCAGACAAACTATTAGCTACGATAAAACGGGTTATTAGATAG